One window from the genome of Dyadobacter sp. CECT 9275 encodes:
- a CDS encoding 1,4-dihydroxy-2-naphthoate polyprenyltransferase, giving the protein MKPWIEAARPRTLPLSLSCILMGCFLAAANGKFSWPVALLSVLTTIFLQVLSNFANDYGDAVNGKDTELRQGPKRAVHAGQITASAMLKAIILFALFSFISGISLLTIALRNAPANTFWVFLGIGIACIIAAITYTAGKRPYGYVGLGDLSVLIFFGWVGVIGSSYLHTLIWNWDLILPATSCGLFAVGVLNINNIRDIESDKATGKNSIPVRLGRKKAVVYHWLILLTGMACVLIYTVQHFSGYTSFIFLLSFPLFIRNGMAVSKLTDARELDPYLKQMALSTLFFVILFGLGTIL; this is encoded by the coding sequence ATGAAACCCTGGATTGAAGCTGCCCGTCCCAGAACTTTACCTCTTTCATTATCCTGTATCCTGATGGGTTGCTTTTTAGCGGCAGCTAATGGCAAATTCAGCTGGCCTGTGGCCTTGCTCAGCGTGCTCACAACTATTTTTCTTCAGGTACTTTCCAATTTTGCCAACGACTACGGCGATGCCGTGAACGGAAAAGACACCGAATTGCGGCAAGGCCCGAAAAGGGCCGTGCATGCGGGACAAATCACCGCCTCAGCGATGCTGAAAGCGATAATCCTGTTTGCCCTGTTCTCCTTCATTTCAGGTATATCATTGCTTACTATTGCGCTTCGCAATGCGCCTGCCAATACCTTTTGGGTATTCCTTGGAATAGGAATTGCATGTATTATTGCCGCCATCACTTACACGGCGGGCAAAAGACCCTACGGTTATGTAGGGCTGGGCGATCTTTCGGTACTGATTTTTTTCGGCTGGGTCGGCGTAATTGGCAGCAGTTATCTGCATACGCTGATCTGGAACTGGGACCTGATCCTGCCTGCAACAAGCTGCGGACTGTTTGCGGTTGGCGTACTGAATATCAACAATATCAGAGACATTGAGTCGGACAAAGCCACAGGAAAAAATTCCATTCCGGTTAGGCTGGGTCGCAAAAAAGCCGTGGTATACCACTGGCTCATTTTACTGACCGGCATGGCGTGTGTGCTCATCTACACCGTCCAGCATTTCTCAGGTTACACCAGCTTCATTTTCTTGCTGAGTTTTCCCCTTTTTATCCGCAACGGTATGGCGGTCAGCAAGCTTACCGACGCTCGTGAACTTGATCCCTATCTGAAACAGATGGCATTATCCACGTTATTCTTTGTTATTCTGTTTGGTTTGGGGACAATATTATAG
- a CDS encoding SGNH/GDSL hydrolase family protein, producing the protein MRNRFLLFIISLELLGGYCFGQEVQYSWWDPTSASAPVIEGQAWPKELADPYDRLPARARDKVRDQVWGLSKQAAGLMIRFRSNANEIKIRYAVGGKHGFPHMPATGVSGVDLYAISSDGEWRWAAGKYAFGDTIVYNFRNLEPNDGYHKLGREYRLFLPLYNEVKWLQIGVPQGAAFNPLTVRQEKPIVVYGTSIAQGACASRPGMAWTAILGRKLDRPLINLGFSGNGRLEPELIEMIGEIDAKVYILDCLPNLTVRPDTKHTLEDVRNLILSSVKTLRQKRPQTPIVLAEHAGYTDDAINATNRKYYKDINEITRKAFAELKQDGTSNIYLIGKQEFDQDIETMVDGIHPSDLGMMRYAQGYEKNLRVILKEPDGRVSTTKPIVQLRELYNYDWEARHKAILDVARTGSPKTVVIGNSITHFWGGLPKGPRAVGQDSWGKTFGEKNVLNMAYGWDRIENVLWRVYHGELDGYNAERIVVNIGTNNLHLNTDDEILKGWDLLIEAIKNRQSKARIFMVGIYPRRSQEERVADLNEKLMILAGQKDVGFIDPGKVFLKDGKIDESMFSDGLHPNAKGYSILGEAMKPLIR; encoded by the coding sequence ATGAGAAACCGGTTTTTACTCTTTATCATCAGTTTGGAGCTGCTGGGCGGCTATTGTTTCGGGCAGGAAGTACAGTATAGCTGGTGGGACCCTACCTCGGCTTCCGCTCCTGTAATTGAAGGACAGGCCTGGCCGAAAGAGCTGGCAGACCCTTACGACCGCCTTCCCGCACGCGCCAGGGATAAAGTGAGAGACCAGGTGTGGGGTTTGTCCAAACAGGCTGCTGGTCTCATGATCAGGTTCAGGTCCAATGCAAATGAGATTAAGATCAGATACGCCGTGGGAGGGAAACATGGTTTTCCCCATATGCCTGCTACAGGTGTGAGTGGCGTAGACCTCTATGCCATCTCAAGTGATGGAGAATGGCGGTGGGCGGCTGGTAAATATGCTTTTGGAGATACCATTGTGTACAATTTCCGTAATCTGGAACCAAACGACGGCTACCACAAGCTGGGAAGAGAGTACCGTTTGTTTTTGCCCCTTTACAATGAGGTAAAATGGTTACAGATAGGTGTGCCGCAGGGAGCAGCTTTCAATCCTTTGACTGTGCGCCAGGAAAAGCCTATTGTCGTTTACGGGACATCTATTGCGCAGGGAGCCTGCGCTTCGAGGCCGGGCATGGCCTGGACTGCCATATTGGGCCGCAAACTGGACCGCCCGCTGATCAACCTCGGCTTTTCAGGTAATGGCCGTCTTGAACCTGAACTCATAGAGATGATTGGGGAAATTGATGCCAAAGTATATATTCTGGATTGCTTGCCCAATCTGACGGTCAGGCCGGATACAAAGCATACGCTGGAAGATGTGAGGAATCTGATACTGTCCAGCGTGAAAACGCTCAGACAAAAACGGCCTCAGACACCCATTGTCCTGGCGGAACATGCAGGGTATACCGACGACGCCATAAACGCGACAAACCGGAAATATTACAAGGATATCAATGAAATAACCCGCAAAGCATTTGCTGAACTGAAACAGGATGGCACTTCAAATATTTACCTGATCGGTAAGCAGGAATTTGATCAGGATATTGAAACGATGGTGGACGGTATACATCCGTCGGACCTGGGCATGATGCGATATGCGCAGGGCTATGAGAAAAACCTCAGGGTTATTTTAAAAGAACCAGATGGTAGGGTCTCTACAACAAAGCCGATTGTTCAACTAAGAGAATTGTATAATTACGACTGGGAAGCCAGGCACAAAGCCATACTGGATGTGGCCAGAACGGGTTCCCCCAAAACAGTTGTGATTGGGAATTCAATCACTCATTTCTGGGGCGGGCTTCCTAAAGGTCCCAGAGCTGTGGGCCAGGATTCATGGGGAAAGACCTTTGGAGAAAAGAATGTTTTAAACATGGCATACGGCTGGGACAGAATTGAGAACGTTTTATGGAGGGTTTATCATGGAGAACTGGATGGCTATAACGCCGAGCGGATCGTGGTAAATATTGGTACCAATAACCTGCATTTAAACACCGACGATGAGATACTTAAAGGCTGGGATCTGCTGATTGAAGCCATTAAAAACAGACAATCCAAAGCCCGGATCTTTATGGTGGGTATTTATCCGAGGCGTAGCCAGGAGGAGCGTGTGGCGGACCTCAATGAAAAACTGATGATACTGGCCGGACAAAAAGACGTAGGGTTTATTGATCCGGGCAAAGTTTTTTTGAAAGATGGTAAAATTGACGAAAGTATGTTTTCAGATGGCTTGCACCCCAATGCAAAAGGATACTCAATTTTGGGCGAGGCAATGAAACCGCTTATCAGATAA
- a CDS encoding DUF4920 domain-containing protein, with protein MKQVVIVLLVLSVMVVKAQSNAHFGKEINDRKAIKVSDLPAKMGEKEIMEAKVSGTVESVCQVKGCWMKVKMDNGESMRVMFKDYAFFVPKDIAGKTVVFEGEAQKKTVSVEHLQHYALDAGKSKEEVAKITEPKEELTFIADGVLIK; from the coding sequence ATGAAACAGGTTGTTATAGTACTGCTGGTGTTATCCGTAATGGTTGTAAAGGCGCAGAGCAATGCACATTTTGGAAAGGAAATCAACGACAGGAAGGCTATAAAGGTAAGTGATCTTCCTGCTAAAATGGGTGAAAAGGAAATCATGGAAGCCAAAGTTTCAGGTACTGTGGAGTCTGTTTGCCAGGTAAAAGGTTGCTGGATGAAAGTGAAAATGGATAATGGCGAATCCATGCGGGTGATGTTTAAGGATTACGCTTTTTTTGTCCCAAAGGATATTGCCGGAAAAACAGTGGTGTTTGAGGGAGAAGCCCAGAAGAAAACGGTTTCGGTAGAACATCTTCAGCATTACGCCCTGGATGCGGGGAAAAGTAAAGAGGAGGTGGCAAAAATAACGGAGCCAAAAGAAGAGCTTACATTTATTGCAGACGGAGTTCTGATAAAATAA
- a CDS encoding DUF7948 domain-containing protein: MGKTLRILSLIFLVFIPCLARGGGMSFVRNMGQWDSEILFRADIPGGFLFLKNHAIVYVFYDASEVTARHGRGKTTDSQPAARKQEPYLLKAHGVEVNFINAQTSVKHTPVSPVVTRHNYFLGADQRKWTGNVQGFEEVLYENIYEGINLRVYWHQFSLKYEFVVKPGADVSRINLKYSGADQVNVNEKGQLEVKTPINKFGEEKPYSFQTIQKKAVEVPSHFVQDKDQSIHFGFPKGYDKSQTLIIDPELIFSTYSGSVPDNWGHTATYDSEGNLFTGGTVFGTGFPVSVGAYQIRFDGMVDVAIMKFSPDGSELLYATYLGGASTDLPTSLIVNNKNELVILGTTSSRDFPVTGTAFQKNFGGGTGTEPLSGLPLGNGSDIFLSKLSADGKQLTASTYLGGSGNDGVCTSSAVKIKNYGDSFRGEVVVDKDNNVLLTSSTNSGNFPLKNPVSNILGGRQDAVVAKFSQDLSTLLWSTYLGGNQLDAGFSVKETAGGDIYVTGITQSTNLATHTQALQPRISGAEDAFVARFSGGALAGLTYLGTAEADAGYLVDLDASLNVYVYGLSAGKYPVSTGVYSNTNSGQFIHALDPSLSRSVFSTVIGSGKGTPDISPTAFLVNECGNIYIAGWGGNVNSGTDNNLESTTNGLPVTSDALQRITTGNNFYVAILEEGAKSLLYATFFGSSDRSGTEQGDHVDGGTSRFNKNGEIYHATCACGGSRFPVTPQAWSRTNRSSNCNNAAFKIDIDRLKADFDVYAGSQKDVTRGCAPLSLSFVNMSEGGIDYIWEVNGSTISREADEAAYVFRTPGQYTVTLKAYNRLSCKRIDIAQKTIVVETLSAKILPDTTVCENTKVQLWASGGTQYKWTPAEGMENPLTANPSMVMKETQTFSVEISNASGCKFTGNVKITVNKKQDFIEMPDVSVCPGAPVILSVTGDASEYRWKPNGSFPATTGSSVTVTPTQTTTYVVEGIYTDGCRPLREITVNVDRSFEPSFEISQSGGSCNEAFQYSISNNTRNAQRFEWDLGSGDTFTTQHVENHVFGNPGTYTITLTAYSAAGCALSVSKKLIAQPAFELANVITPNGDGKNDRFVVPVAGSTLEIFNRWGKQVYKSVDYKSDWGKGIANGTYFYVVDTPDGHHCKGWLEVVE, from the coding sequence ATGGGGAAAACTCTACGGATACTTTCATTGATTTTCCTTGTATTCATTCCTTGTCTGGCGAGGGGAGGAGGAATGTCGTTTGTCCGGAATATGGGGCAGTGGGATTCAGAGATACTGTTCAGGGCCGATATCCCGGGAGGATTTCTCTTTTTGAAAAATCATGCAATAGTTTACGTATTTTACGATGCAAGTGAAGTTACGGCACGCCATGGCCGAGGGAAAACCACAGACAGCCAGCCTGCTGCAAGAAAGCAGGAACCTTACCTGCTGAAAGCACATGGTGTTGAGGTGAATTTTATAAATGCACAGACATCCGTAAAACATACCCCGGTAAGTCCTGTCGTCACGCGCCACAATTATTTTCTGGGAGCAGACCAACGCAAATGGACTGGCAATGTCCAGGGATTCGAAGAAGTACTATATGAGAATATTTACGAGGGCATCAATCTGAGGGTATACTGGCATCAGTTTTCGTTAAAATATGAATTTGTAGTGAAACCGGGTGCCGATGTTTCCCGGATCAATCTTAAATATTCAGGAGCCGACCAGGTAAACGTTAACGAAAAGGGGCAGCTTGAGGTAAAAACGCCAATCAATAAGTTTGGAGAAGAAAAACCCTATTCTTTTCAGACAATCCAGAAAAAAGCAGTTGAAGTACCTTCCCATTTTGTCCAGGATAAGGATCAGTCCATACATTTCGGCTTCCCGAAGGGATACGACAAATCTCAAACTTTGATCATTGATCCCGAACTTATTTTTTCAACCTATTCGGGTTCTGTTCCAGACAACTGGGGGCATACGGCAACGTATGACTCGGAAGGTAACCTGTTTACCGGCGGGACAGTATTTGGCACCGGTTTCCCGGTTTCCGTTGGGGCATATCAGATCAGATTTGACGGGATGGTAGACGTTGCCATCATGAAGTTCAGTCCCGACGGCAGTGAGTTGCTTTACGCAACTTACCTCGGAGGAGCCAGTACCGATTTGCCAACCAGCCTGATTGTCAATAACAAAAATGAACTGGTGATTTTGGGGACAACATCATCAAGGGATTTTCCGGTAACGGGTACCGCTTTTCAAAAAAACTTTGGCGGGGGTACGGGCACGGAGCCACTGAGCGGATTGCCGCTGGGGAATGGAAGTGATATCTTTTTGTCAAAATTAAGTGCAGACGGGAAACAGCTCACCGCTTCGACCTACCTGGGTGGTTCCGGAAATGATGGTGTATGTACCAGCAGCGCCGTAAAGATCAAAAATTACGGAGACAGCTTCCGGGGAGAGGTGGTGGTGGACAAAGACAATAATGTACTGTTAACCAGCTCGACCAATTCTGGCAACTTTCCGCTTAAAAATCCGGTGTCAAATATTTTAGGCGGGAGACAGGATGCTGTGGTTGCAAAATTTTCACAGGATCTCAGTACTTTGTTATGGAGTACCTACCTGGGAGGGAATCAGTTGGATGCGGGGTTTTCTGTGAAGGAAACGGCAGGGGGCGATATCTATGTGACGGGCATCACCCAGAGTACCAACCTGGCTACCCATACCCAGGCATTGCAGCCCAGGATCAGCGGGGCGGAAGATGCGTTTGTTGCACGGTTTAGTGGCGGTGCACTCGCAGGACTAACCTACCTGGGAACGGCCGAGGCAGATGCGGGATATCTGGTGGACCTGGATGCTTCACTGAATGTATATGTTTACGGATTATCTGCGGGGAAATATCCTGTAAGTACCGGTGTATACAGCAATACGAACAGCGGTCAATTTATTCACGCCCTTGACCCTTCGCTTTCCAGATCTGTTTTCTCCACGGTGATCGGATCTGGAAAAGGAACACCAGATATTTCCCCTACGGCGTTTCTGGTGAATGAATGTGGTAATATTTATATAGCTGGCTGGGGTGGTAATGTGAATTCGGGTACGGATAACAATCTGGAAAGTACCACCAATGGTTTGCCCGTGACTTCCGATGCACTTCAGAGAATCACCACCGGCAATAATTTTTATGTCGCAATTCTGGAAGAAGGAGCGAAGTCGCTGTTATATGCTACCTTTTTTGGAAGCAGCGACCGTTCCGGAACAGAACAGGGAGACCATGTGGATGGGGGAACCAGCCGTTTCAATAAAAATGGGGAGATATACCATGCCACCTGCGCCTGTGGTGGCAGCCGGTTTCCTGTTACGCCCCAGGCATGGTCCAGGACCAACCGGAGCTCCAATTGCAATAATGCAGCGTTTAAGATTGATATCGATCGCCTGAAGGCGGATTTCGATGTTTATGCTGGAAGCCAGAAGGATGTCACACGCGGATGTGCGCCGCTTTCTCTATCATTTGTTAATATGAGTGAAGGAGGGATTGACTATATATGGGAGGTGAACGGAAGTACCATTTCACGAGAGGCTGATGAGGCCGCTTATGTATTCCGCACCCCGGGGCAGTATACAGTCACCCTCAAAGCATACAACAGGCTGAGCTGCAAACGGATTGATATTGCCCAAAAGACGATCGTCGTAGAAACCCTGTCTGCGAAAATCCTGCCGGATACAACGGTCTGCGAGAATACCAAAGTACAATTGTGGGCTTCCGGAGGTACGCAGTATAAATGGACTCCGGCCGAAGGAATGGAAAATCCTCTGACGGCAAATCCGTCCATGGTCATGAAGGAGACCCAAACCTTTTCCGTGGAAATCAGTAATGCCAGCGGATGCAAGTTTACAGGTAATGTGAAAATTACAGTAAACAAAAAGCAGGACTTTATAGAAATGCCGGACGTTAGTGTATGCCCGGGCGCCCCGGTAATATTGTCGGTGACAGGGGACGCGTCAGAGTATCGCTGGAAACCAAATGGATCATTCCCCGCGACGACAGGAAGCTCGGTCACGGTTACACCCACGCAAACGACCACCTACGTTGTGGAAGGTATCTATACTGACGGGTGCAGGCCGCTAAGGGAAATCACGGTGAACGTGGACCGTTCTTTTGAGCCATCGTTTGAAATAAGCCAGTCCGGAGGCTCATGTAACGAAGCCTTTCAGTATAGTATTTCCAATAACACCCGCAATGCGCAGCGGTTTGAATGGGATCTGGGGAGCGGAGATACCTTCACCACCCAGCACGTAGAAAATCATGTTTTTGGTAATCCCGGAACGTATACCATTACCCTGACAGCCTATAGTGCAGCGGGCTGCGCCTTGTCGGTATCAAAAAAACTGATCGCACAACCAGCCTTTGAGCTAGCCAATGTCATAACACCCAACGGGGATGGAAAGAATGATAGGTTTGTGGTGCCGGTGGCCGGTTCCACCCTGGAAATATTTAACAGATGGGGGAAACAGGTTTATAAATCTGTGGATTATAAAAGCGACTGGGGGAAAGGAATTGCCAATGGGACCTATTTTTATGTGGTGGATACCCCTGACGGGCATCACTGCAAAGGCTGGCTGGAAGTGGTGGAATAA
- a CDS encoding ABC transporter ATP-binding protein has translation MQINVENIGKKFVREWIIRRASFKLEKGRSYTFVGPNGSGKSTLLQLLTGMMPVSEGKIEYLSSSGKILEIDQWYKNLVIAAPYLELIEEFTLRELVDFHRQFKVLKNGMSSPDFEDFTELSHARNKMIRHFSSGMKQRVKLGLAFTSDVPVIFLDEPTTNLDVTGIRWYLDHVVGSTSGQLLLLGSNVEQEYEFCENIISVSAFK, from the coding sequence TTGCAGATCAACGTCGAAAATATTGGTAAGAAGTTTGTCCGGGAATGGATTATCCGGCGTGCTTCCTTTAAGCTGGAAAAAGGGAGGTCGTATACCTTTGTCGGGCCAAACGGCAGTGGGAAGTCAACCCTGCTGCAATTGCTGACCGGCATGATGCCTGTTTCCGAGGGTAAAATAGAGTACCTAAGCAGTAGCGGAAAAATCCTGGAAATTGATCAGTGGTATAAAAATCTGGTGATTGCGGCACCCTATCTCGAACTGATTGAGGAGTTTACGTTAAGAGAACTCGTTGATTTTCACCGACAGTTTAAGGTACTCAAAAATGGGATGTCGTCTCCTGATTTTGAAGATTTCACGGAATTGTCCCACGCCAGAAACAAAATGATAAGGCATTTTTCCTCTGGAATGAAACAACGTGTTAAGCTGGGGCTCGCTTTTACTTCCGACGTACCGGTTATTTTTCTGGATGAGCCCACCACCAACCTGGATGTGACAGGGATCCGATGGTATCTGGACCACGTTGTAGGCAGCACCAGTGGTCAGCTACTTCTGCTGGGCTCCAATGTGGAGCAGGAATATGAATTTTGTGAAAATATCATATCGGTTTCAGCGTTCAAATAA
- the bla gene encoding class A beta-lactamase, subclass A2 encodes MRLKYRTGMGYVLLAMMIVAGTCSYAQKDKLKAEIETAIKGADGEVGIGIMDLSTKETLLFGRDHKFPMQSIFKFPLAMAVLDQVDKGKLQLDQKIRITKQDLLPNTWSPLRVKYPEGNADVTIAELLGYTVSQSDNNGCDILFRLVGGTRVVDSYIKKLGVKGIAIVATEEEMARHWDVQYTNYCYPAAMLRLLEIFHEAKKLSRTSTEFLWKRMVETSTGPGRIKGLLPKDAIVGHKTGTSGTNEGLLAATNDVGIMQLPNGKNIAVVIYISDTRMDEKNRDLVTAKVSRLVWDHYSK; translated from the coding sequence ATGCGCTTAAAATACCGGACGGGAATGGGGTATGTGCTGCTGGCCATGATGATCGTGGCAGGTACATGTTCCTACGCTCAGAAAGATAAACTGAAAGCTGAAATCGAAACAGCGATCAAAGGGGCCGATGGAGAGGTAGGTATCGGGATCATGGACCTTTCAACAAAAGAAACCCTGCTGTTCGGCCGGGATCATAAATTTCCGATGCAAAGTATTTTCAAATTTCCGCTTGCAATGGCCGTGCTGGACCAGGTGGATAAAGGAAAATTGCAACTGGATCAAAAGATTCGTATAACCAAACAGGACCTGCTTCCCAATACCTGGAGCCCGTTGCGGGTGAAGTATCCGGAGGGAAACGCGGATGTGACCATAGCCGAATTACTTGGTTATACGGTCTCCCAAAGTGATAATAATGGATGTGATATACTTTTCAGGCTGGTTGGAGGTACCCGTGTGGTGGATAGTTATATTAAAAAATTGGGCGTGAAAGGCATTGCCATTGTTGCCACGGAAGAAGAAATGGCAAGACATTGGGATGTACAGTATACCAACTACTGCTATCCGGCAGCTATGCTCAGGTTGCTTGAGATATTTCATGAGGCAAAAAAGCTCTCCCGAACCAGTACGGAATTTCTCTGGAAACGGATGGTGGAAACTTCTACCGGCCCCGGGCGAATTAAAGGATTGTTGCCCAAGGATGCCATTGTAGGACATAAAACGGGAACTTCCGGGACAAATGAAGGGCTATTGGCCGCCACAAACGATGTCGGTATCATGCAGCTGCCCAATGGCAAAAACATTGCTGTGGTGATTTACATATCCGATACAAGGATGGATGAAAAAAACAGGGATCTGGTGACAGCAAAGGTTTCACGTCTGGTGTGGGATCATTATTCCAAATAG
- a CDS encoding hemolysin family protein, which translates to MNILILTLTFVFFVLAGYYGAVRSVLLDISMDRYSLRHEKTEEVSQTLYWRRMLRMVRLLVVALGSFYAVVFVSPVIKEYFQVDEGWVVLVLFVGLAVLWVCSYASWIKIGRAFPKVLDLGTFPVRFAEWAMTPLYWVVEPFVKENILSASLRDDAVSADDPDFDDHSIEERMFINALDFKDLRIRDCMIPRTEISALNVNASIEDLRKAFLTSGHSKIIIHRESVDDVLGYCHALSLFKKPKEITNIITPILIVPEAMPASDLMLRFLEERRSIALVVDEFGGTSGLVSVEDVVEQIFGEIQDEYDSTEDWTERQVADNSFILSARHEIDYLNEKYGWELPEGDYDTLAGMLIQYYGDLPEVNETLTIPPYEFQVVSMQDTRIELVRLTIEE; encoded by the coding sequence ATGAATATTCTGATATTGACTCTCACTTTTGTTTTTTTCGTACTGGCGGGATACTACGGCGCGGTAAGGTCGGTATTGCTGGACATATCCATGGACAGGTACTCACTCAGGCATGAGAAAACCGAAGAAGTTTCGCAGACGCTTTACTGGCGCCGGATGCTCCGGATGGTCAGGCTGCTGGTGGTTGCGCTGGGCAGTTTTTACGCCGTTGTTTTTGTCTCTCCGGTTATCAAGGAATATTTTCAGGTAGACGAGGGCTGGGTTGTGCTGGTACTTTTCGTCGGTCTGGCAGTTTTATGGGTATGTAGTTATGCTTCATGGATCAAGATAGGAAGGGCCTTTCCAAAAGTACTTGATCTGGGGACCTTTCCTGTAAGATTTGCCGAATGGGCAATGACACCCCTCTATTGGGTGGTCGAACCCTTTGTAAAGGAAAATATACTATCGGCGTCGCTACGTGATGACGCCGTTTCTGCCGATGATCCCGATTTTGATGACCATAGCATTGAAGAGAGAATGTTTATCAATGCATTGGATTTTAAGGATTTAAGGATCAGAGACTGCATGATTCCGCGTACGGAGATCTCGGCGCTCAATGTCAATGCCAGCATCGAGGACCTTCGAAAGGCCTTTCTGACAAGCGGCCATTCCAAAATCATCATCCACCGTGAATCCGTAGACGACGTGCTTGGCTACTGTCATGCCCTGTCATTATTTAAAAAACCGAAGGAGATCACCAACATTATTACACCCATACTGATTGTTCCGGAAGCTATGCCTGCGAGTGATCTCATGCTTCGGTTCCTGGAAGAACGCAGGAGTATTGCACTGGTGGTGGACGAATTTGGAGGTACCTCGGGCCTGGTAAGTGTGGAAGATGTTGTTGAACAGATTTTTGGGGAAATTCAGGATGAATACGATTCTACAGAAGACTGGACCGAAAGGCAGGTAGCCGACAACTCCTTTATCCTGAGTGCCCGGCACGAAATAGATTACCTCAACGAAAAATATGGCTGGGAACTCCCGGAAGGAGATTATGACACACTGGCAGGTATGCTCATTCAGTACTACGGCGACTTGCCGGAAGTAAATGAAACGCTCACCATACCCCCATACGAATTTCAGGTGGTTTCTATGCAGGATACGCGCATTGAACTGGTAAGACTTACAATTGAAGAATAG
- the fbaA gene encoding class II fructose-bisphosphate aldolase: MSETTKRFAPGVVTGDGVSEIFRHANENNYALPAVNVVGTNSVNAVLETAKAVNSPVIIQFSNGGAIFYAGKSLSNANQQAAIAGGISGAHHVHQMAALYGVPVILHTDHCAKKLLPWIDGLLEAGEKYFDQYGKPLYSSHMLDLSEEPIEENIETCAKYFERMAKIGMTLEIELGVTGGEEDGVDNSDVDSSKLYTQPEEVAYAYEELSKISPNFTIAAAFGNVHGVYKPGNVKLEPKILRNSQNYIQEKFGTGELPVNFVFHGGSGSSREEIREAIEYGAIKMNIDTDMQWSTWEGILKYYKDKEGYLQAQLGNPEGPDSPNKKYYDPRVWLRKGEESMIQRLKVAFEDLNCINQLG; encoded by the coding sequence ATGAGCGAAACCACAAAACGCTTTGCACCTGGTGTTGTAACCGGTGACGGGGTGAGCGAAATCTTCCGCCATGCCAACGAAAATAATTACGCCCTTCCGGCTGTTAATGTAGTTGGTACCAACTCTGTGAACGCAGTATTGGAAACTGCAAAGGCTGTTAACAGCCCGGTTATTATTCAGTTCTCCAACGGGGGCGCCATCTTTTATGCCGGAAAGAGTCTTTCCAATGCAAATCAACAGGCTGCCATTGCGGGTGGTATATCTGGCGCTCACCATGTTCACCAGATGGCTGCATTGTACGGAGTACCTGTCATATTACATACCGACCATTGTGCTAAAAAACTGCTTCCCTGGATAGACGGCCTGCTGGAAGCGGGTGAAAAATATTTCGATCAGTACGGCAAACCGCTTTACAGTTCGCATATGCTTGACCTGTCTGAAGAGCCGATTGAGGAAAATATTGAAACATGCGCCAAATACTTTGAACGCATGGCCAAAATTGGCATGACGCTTGAAATTGAACTGGGTGTAACCGGCGGAGAAGAAGACGGCGTGGATAACAGTGATGTGGACAGTTCAAAGCTTTACACGCAGCCTGAAGAAGTAGCTTATGCTTATGAAGAACTGAGCAAAATCTCTCCGAACTTTACTATAGCAGCAGCTTTTGGAAACGTACATGGCGTGTACAAGCCAGGTAATGTAAAACTTGAGCCGAAGATCCTCCGTAATTCTCAAAATTATATTCAGGAGAAGTTCGGAACGGGCGAACTTCCTGTAAACTTCGTATTCCATGGCGGATCAGGATCTTCACGGGAAGAAATCCGTGAGGCAATTGAATATGGTGCGATCAAAATGAATATCGACACCGATATGCAATGGTCAACCTGGGAAGGAATTCTTAAATATTACAAAGATAAGGAAGGATACCTGCAGGCACAGCTGGGCAATCCTGAAGGGCCGGATTCTCCAAACAAAAAATATTACGATCCGCGCGTGTGGCTGAGAAAAGGGGAAGAGTCTATGATCCAGCGACTGAAAGTTGCTTTTGAAGATCTTAACTGTATCAATCAGCTAGGCTAA